In Oryza sativa Japonica Group chromosome 1, ASM3414082v1, the genomic stretch GCGATTCAACGCGCACGGTGTCGTGATGGCCTACGCTACCGCCGTGGATCATACACCTGTAACGCTTGTTGCAGCTTGGACGAGGGGACAGGGCAAATGGCGGATTGGCGCGCTCAGCCTGTGGTAATCTGCACGCCACAGGCACCGAGCGAGGAATGAGACGGTATTACTGCGTTTTGGATAAGGATATGGGTAAGGATTGACGTTGAATGATTGTTAGACAACAATGTTATGTCAAATTTGGAGCGGATTAGTTTTACAAGGATTTTGTGGGACATGGAATTTTGCTCTGAACACTTAAGTTTGCACTTTGCAGACAACGACACAACGTATACTACGGATCCTATCAAAGAGGGAAGAATATATATAAGTCGTGTTCGCTTTCTTTTCGCTGAATTTATCTGCCACAACATGGTTCCAGCCTTCCAGGCTTTCGGCTAGATTTCACTTCTTTCAAGCAATGCATCCTAAGCAGTAAAGAGTAATCAATCTAACCTAAGAATGAATCACGCGACAAGAACGACAAGAGGGCTCCTCACAACATGGACACCGTCGCTCCACGTATACGATCCCGCCACGAACTGCCCGTTTACACGCCAACCGCCTCTCCCTTTGGTGGCCTCGATCTTTATCCTGAACGACTTCTTCTCGCCGGTGCGCGCGAAGCTGAGGCTCCTCGGAGACACCTTCACCGAGACCCCCATCGGCTCGACCACGGCGACGCTGTAGCGGGCGCTGCCCTGGCCGACGTTGGTCACCGTCCGCTGCACGGTGACGGATCCGTTGAGGCCGTGGATGGCCAGGGACGGGTGGTTGAGctggtacggcggcggcggggtcgccgGGCAGGGGAGGGAGTGGTCGagctgcgcgccgccgctggcgcACGCGAAGAGGAGGTAGTCCTGGTACGACGCGTCGTAGACGAGGCCCGGGTCCAGCGCGTGCTTGGGCCTGATGTGGCCCGAGCCGTAGTCAATGGGCCCCGCGACCGTCCCGTCCGCATCCATCATTGGGCCGCCCTCCGCGTTGCTCGTTGTGGCTGCGAATCGAATCGATACATATGTACGTGCAAATGGGTTATAACGCCGGTGAGCGATGAACGGGGAAAGTTGAATTGTACTAGTCAGGACGAGACGTCACCGGTGGTCATGATGGCCGATCGGATCGCGGCGGAGCTCCAGCCCGGGTGGGCGGACttgaggaggacggcggtggcggagacgTGCGGGCACGACATGGATGTCCCCGACATGATGTTGTACTTGACGACGCGGTTGTCGCCGTCGAGCTTCGTCGGCGACGATGCCTCGCTCCACGCCGCCAGGATGTTCAGCCCCGGGGCCGTAACGTCAGGCTGCGTAATACACAGGCTAGCATCAGCTCATAGTCAATGTTTGCCGTAATCCGACACGGGCATTGAAACGATCGAGATGCACCTTGAGAATGTTGGGCTCATTCACGTTGGGGCCGCGCGACGAGAACTGCgccatcaccggcgacggcttGACGTCCACGACGGTCCTCGAGGGATCCAGCACCGCTGTCGGGCTCGAGCTGGAGTTGATGTAGCGGATGATGGCGTTAACGTCGACCGAGGAGACTGCGGTGCCCGGGAGCACATGCGCGTCGACGGGGACCTCGCCTCCGAACGCCGGCGGGTTGCCGAGGATAatggccgcgccgcccgccagctTCACCTCCAGGCCCTTCTCCACCCTCAAGCCAGTACCCCTCAAGCACACGACGATCTTGCCCCGCACCTTCTCCGGCGCCAGCGATTTCGGCAGGCATTGGCTGCAACCATATCGTAGAAAACAGTAAGATCACATTGGATTTCAGAAAATGTGTTACTAATTCAGTTGGTTGTGAGTTGCTGTACTTGGAAACGTTAGCGGGAGTGCCGGGGACAACGGCGTCTGCTGCATAAACCAACGGATACGGCTTGTTGCCTGGTAGCTGGTACGGCGTCACAGTTTGACCCTGACACGCACGtacaacaaaaagaacaagtcaGGACAGATGAACAAGACAAATATTTGTTGGTGGACGTGCCACGAATAGTACGGTCGATGTTGCGTTTAGCAGGTAAGGAAATTTGTAGCGTGGTGTTTATTACCATGATCACCATGCCGTTGCCGAGCTTGATCGGCGA encodes the following:
- the LOC4323916 gene encoding subtilisin-like protease SBT5.6; this encodes MGGSMATSSLLFLLVLSSFSTASAAFTKPRQVYVVYLGEHAGAKVEEEILAGHHGLLLSVKGSEEEARASLLYSYKHSLNGFAALLSEEEATALSARTEVVSAFPSNGRWSPHTTRSWEFVGLEEGVRGPDDTGRLPPGDKAGGEDVIVGVLDSGIWPESRSFGDEGLGPVPARWKGVCQGGDSFSPSSCNRKIIGARYYVKAYEARYGAVNTTNAYRSPRDHDGHGTHTASTVAGRTVPGVAALGGFAPGTASGGAPLARVAVYKVCWPIPGPNPNIENTCFEADMLAAIDDAVGDGVDVMSVSIGSTGKPLPFAEDGIAVGALHAAMRGVVLVCSGGNSGPKPATVSNLAPWMLTVAASSIDRAFISPIKLGNGMVIMGQTVTPYQLPGNKPYPLVYAADAVVPGTPANVSNQCLPKSLAPEKVRGKIVVCLRGTGLRVEKGLEVKLAGGAAIILGNPPAFGGEVPVDAHVLPGTAVSSVDVNAIIRYINSSSSPTAVLDPSRTVVDVKPSPVMAQFSSRGPNVNEPNILKPDVTAPGLNILAAWSEASSPTKLDGDNRVVKYNIMSGTSMSCPHVSATAVLLKSAHPGWSSAAIRSAIMTTATTSNAEGGPMMDADGTVAGPIDYGSGHIRPKHALDPGLVYDASYQDYLLFACASGGAQLDHSLPCPATPPPPYQLNHPSLAIHGLNGSVTVQRTVTNVGQGSARYSVAVVEPMGVSVKVSPRSLSFARTGEKKSFRIKIEATKGRGGWRVNGQFVAGSYTWSDGVHVVRSPLVVLVA